One window of the Trifolium pratense cultivar HEN17-A07 linkage group LG2, ARS_RC_1.1, whole genome shotgun sequence genome contains the following:
- the LOC123910491 gene encoding protein DMP3-like: MSSVRQRPSNNQSEETAAGDQNLTGTPSGISRSSRRRAVSGALTGTANLANLLPTGTLLAFQILTPVFTNNGACDSVTRILTLLLLLLLAISCFLACFTDTVKASDGRIYHGLATFKGLWLFDYSPVDDLSNTLPDLSKYKLRLIDLIHAFLSVLVFFSVVLRDNNVLTCYYPQPPHHETKEVLDIVPLGIGLLCSLLFLVFPTTRHGIGYPVTPATAPKY; the protein is encoded by the coding sequence ATGTCGTCGGTTAGACAACGTCCATCCAACAATCAATCGGAAGAAACGGCAGCAGGGGATCAGAACCTTACCGGAACCCCATCTGGAATTAGTCGCTCCTCAAGACGACGCGCAGTATCTGGAGCACTTACCGGAACAGCCAACTTGGCGAACCTACTTCCTACGGGAACCCTCTTGGCATTCCAGATTCTAACGCCAGTGTTCACAAACAATGGAGCTTGTGACTCCGTTACGCGCATCCTCACACTCCTACTCCTCCTCTTGCTGGCAATCTCTTGTTTTCTCGCATGTTTCACTGACACCGTCAAGGCATCAGATGGAAGAATTTACCATGGTCTCGCAACCTTCAAAGGTCTCTGGCTATTTGACTACTCACCTGTTGATGACTTGTCCAACACGTTACCTGATTTGAGCAAGTATAAGCTTAGGCTCATTGATTTAATTCATGCATTTTTGTCAGTTCTTGTCTTCTTTTCTGTTGTATTGAGGGACAACAATGTGTTGACATGTTATTACCCGCAACCACCACATCATGAGACTAAGGAGGTTCTGGACATTGTACCTCTTGGAATTGGACTTCTATGCAGCTTGCTCTTTCTTGTTTTTCCTACCACCAGACATGGGATTGGCTACCCTGTTACACCTGCTACTGCACCCAAATACTAG